A genome region from Candidatus Bathyarchaeia archaeon includes the following:
- a CDS encoding methyltransferase domain-containing protein, translating into MVSIMNEALELEVGHKVLEVGAGSGWHASTIAEIVAPSNAPRDSWGHVYTVEIIPELAEFARRNIAKAGYSNRVTVVCSDGSEGYPDQAPYDRILVTAAAPYIPKPLEEQLKLGGIMVIPVGEVGFYQTLIRLRKMENGRIIEEDLGGVAFVPLVGKHGHKRFIG; encoded by the coding sequence ATGGTATCGATAATGAATGAAGCCCTAGAGCTTGAGGTTGGGCATAAGGTTCTTGAGGTTGGCGCAGGCTCGGGGTGGCATGCCTCAACTATTGCTGAGATAGTTGCGCCAAGCAATGCCCCAAGGGATAGTTGGGGTCACGTGTATACTGTGGAAATTATTCCCGAGCTTGCTGAGTTCGCTAGGAGGAATATTGCTAAAGCTGGTTACAGTAATAGGGTTACCGTTGTATGCAGTGATGGTTCAGAAGGATATCCAGATCAAGCTCCATACGATAGGATACTTGTGACGGCTGCGGCGCCCTATATTCCAAAGCCTCTTGAGGAGCAGCTTAAATTGGGTGGAATAATGGTTATACCGGTTGGGGAAGTCGGGTTCTATCAGACGCTGATACGATTAAGGAAGATGGAGAATGGAAGAATTATTGAGGAGGATCTCGGCGGAGTGGCATTTGTACCATTGGTTGGTAAGCATGGGCATAAAAGATTCATCGGCTAG
- a CDS encoding aldehyde ferredoxin oxidoreductase family protein: MVGGYAGKILRVNLSKGSFTVKDLDLSLMRSLIGCLGVASKIMLEEVDPSVEPLSAENKLILATGPLTGSTAPAANKSAVISRSPLTGIWGEAIFSANCGIELKRAGYDMIIVEGKSEKPVYLWISDGVVDIRDAGSIWGMDTFTSCEAIKGDLGERDAAVACIGPAGERLVRLAAIISDNGRAAGRCGLGAVMGSKKLKAIAIKGSQRINVADQDMLNRLRSEIIETVRERMKPFSDYGTARGVVAFEEMGNLPVKNWTKGRFPGAEKISGMRMAETILAGRKACFACPVACGRYVRISSGKYAPLEGYGPEYETIAALGSLCMNDNLEAIAKANDLCNRFGLDTISVGATISFAMECYERGIITRDDTDGIDLVWGNDEAIIRMIELIGLKKDFGAILGEGSMRATNIIGRGAERYAMHSKGLEIPMHNPYRFKEMGLQYATSERGACHLRGLSMLPARGVLIPDLGFDKKIDGFSIEGKAHLVKVMQDACRVIDALGICKFIVFFGGIPLRRVAELYTAVTGWETTLEDLMRAGERIWMLQRAFNVRMGVRRKDDTLPKRFLEEPMCEGAAKGQIVELEPMLNEYYSERGLDDEGKPKIEKLRELSLDFAIKFIE, from the coding sequence ATGGTTGGGGGATATGCTGGTAAGATTCTTAGGGTTAACCTTTCTAAGGGCAGTTTTACTGTTAAGGATCTTGATTTATCTTTGATGAGGAGTCTTATTGGTTGTTTAGGGGTTGCCTCTAAAATTATGCTTGAGGAAGTTGATCCAAGCGTAGAGCCTTTAAGCGCTGAGAATAAGCTAATACTGGCAACCGGACCTCTAACCGGCTCAACTGCTCCAGCAGCAAATAAGTCTGCTGTTATTTCTAGGTCGCCTCTGACAGGTATTTGGGGTGAAGCCATATTCTCTGCTAATTGTGGTATTGAGCTTAAGCGTGCTGGATATGACATGATTATAGTTGAGGGTAAATCGGAGAAGCCAGTTTATTTGTGGATAAGCGATGGGGTGGTGGATATTAGGGATGCTGGCAGCATATGGGGTATGGATACTTTCACATCTTGTGAGGCTATAAAGGGGGATCTGGGTGAGAGGGATGCTGCTGTTGCATGTATAGGTCCAGCTGGTGAGAGACTTGTCAGGTTAGCCGCCATCATAAGTGATAATGGTAGGGCTGCTGGAAGATGCGGCTTAGGTGCGGTTATGGGCTCAAAGAAACTTAAAGCCATAGCGATTAAAGGCTCGCAGAGAATAAATGTTGCTGATCAAGACATGCTTAATAGGTTAAGGAGCGAGATTATAGAGACTGTAAGGGAGAGGATGAAGCCTTTTTCAGATTATGGAACGGCTAGAGGTGTTGTAGCATTTGAGGAGATGGGTAATTTACCTGTAAAGAATTGGACTAAGGGGAGATTTCCTGGAGCTGAAAAAATATCTGGAATGAGAATGGCTGAGACAATTCTAGCTGGTAGAAAAGCTTGTTTTGCATGTCCAGTGGCTTGTGGAAGATATGTTAGGATAAGTAGTGGCAAGTATGCTCCCTTAGAGGGTTATGGACCGGAGTATGAAACAATTGCCGCCCTGGGCTCACTTTGTATGAATGATAATTTGGAGGCAATAGCTAAGGCGAATGATCTATGTAATAGGTTTGGTCTTGATACTATATCTGTTGGCGCAACAATATCTTTTGCCATGGAATGCTATGAAAGGGGCATTATAACCAGGGATGATACTGATGGGATTGACCTAGTTTGGGGTAACGATGAGGCTATTATTAGGATGATTGAACTCATAGGCTTAAAGAAGGATTTCGGTGCTATATTAGGTGAAGGATCCATGAGGGCTACTAATATAATTGGGAGAGGCGCAGAGAGATACGCTATGCACAGTAAGGGGCTTGAGATACCAATGCATAACCCATATAGGTTTAAGGAGATGGGGCTACAGTACGCTACATCCGAGAGGGGCGCTTGCCATTTAAGGGGTTTATCAATGCTTCCGGCTAGAGGCGTTCTTATTCCGGATCTAGGATTTGATAAGAAGATAGATGGTTTTTCGATTGAGGGTAAGGCTCACCTTGTTAAGGTTATGCAGGATGCATGCCGAGTGATTGATGCCCTAGGAATATGCAAGTTCATCGTTTTCTTTGGTGGGATTCCGCTAAGAAGGGTTGCGGAGCTTTATACTGCGGTAACAGGGTGGGAGACAACTTTAGAGGATCTTATGAGAGCTGGTGAGAGGATATGGATGCTCCAGAGGGCTTTTAATGTGAGGATGGGTGTTAGGCGTAAGGATGATACTCTGCCTAAAAGGTTTCTAGAGGAACCAATGTGTGAGGGCGCAGCTAAGGGGCAGATTGTTGAGCTGGAACCAATGCTCAATGAGTACTATAGTGAGCGCGGGTTAGATGATGAGGGTAAACCTAAAATAGAGAAGCTTCGAGAGTTGAGTTTAGACTTCGCAATTAAATTCATAGAGTAG
- a CDS encoding class II fructose-bisphosphate aldolase has product MPLVNEKDLLLPALEEGRAVGAFNANNMEMIQAFIWAAEEVSKELGESVDLIIQVSPGAARYAGWSLAAGMVKIAAAETDIRVALNLDHATEIDQVKKALDAGFTAVLFDGSSLPLEENIRLTRQVVDMCHAKGVPVEAELGKIPRIEDYFSPAEIAYLRSLPPAEAVNRIREKAGKSVEDLMAKPEDVEYFVKRTGCDFLAAAFGSIHGIWDDIWPIRLDRLIAIQERMRIPLVSHGSSGILMTPKDAERKGIKLLKGEGTLLDAIKTGGVTKVNVATALSIAFIEGFIDAWKANPSEKDFRKFGSAARDRVKEKVKEYMKLFVGKIN; this is encoded by the coding sequence ATGCCCCTTGTTAATGAAAAAGATTTGCTTCTACCAGCCCTAGAAGAGGGGAGAGCTGTAGGCGCCTTTAACGCGAATAACATGGAGATGATTCAGGCATTTATATGGGCTGCTGAGGAGGTAAGTAAAGAGCTGGGTGAGTCAGTAGACCTAATAATTCAGGTTAGTCCTGGAGCGGCTAGGTATGCCGGTTGGTCTCTCGCCGCTGGAATGGTTAAGATAGCGGCTGCTGAGACAGATATACGTGTCGCTCTAAACCTAGATCATGCAACCGAGATAGATCAAGTGAAGAAGGCTCTGGATGCTGGGTTTACAGCTGTCCTCTTTGATGGATCCTCTCTGCCTCTGGAGGAGAATATTCGGCTAACACGCCAGGTTGTTGATATGTGCCACGCTAAGGGTGTACCTGTTGAGGCTGAGTTGGGTAAAATTCCTAGAATCGAAGATTACTTTTCTCCGGCTGAAATAGCCTATTTGAGGTCTCTCCCGCCAGCTGAGGCTGTTAATAGGATAAGGGAGAAGGCTGGTAAGTCTGTTGAGGATCTTATGGCTAAACCCGAGGATGTTGAGTATTTTGTTAAGAGAACTGGATGCGACTTTCTGGCGGCAGCATTCGGCTCAATACATGGAATATGGGATGACATATGGCCTATAAGGCTTGACCGCTTAATAGCGATACAGGAGAGGATGCGGATACCGCTAGTCTCCCACGGCTCCTCTGGAATATTGATGACGCCGAAGGATGCTGAGAGAAAGGGGATAAAGCTCCTTAAGGGTGAGGGAACATTACTTGACGCTATTAAAACTGGCGGGGTTACAAAGGTTAATGTTGCAACAGCCCTCTCAATAGCCTTCATAGAAGGCTTCATAGATGCTTGGAAAGCAAACCCAAGCGAGAAGGACTTCCGCAAATTCGGCAGTGCAGCACGTGATAGAGTTAAAGAGAAAGTTAAAGAATACATGAAGCTATTCGTTGGAAAAATAAACTAG
- the rpiA gene encoding ribose 5-phosphate isomerase A translates to MVSDWIEDAKMRAAKEAVKNVKDNFIIGLGSGSTATYAIEEIGRRVREEGLRVLGVPTSHQSLLLAAKFSIPTTTLYEHPIIDLTIDGADQIDPELNLIKGMGGALTREKIIAAASKQLIIVADERKLTDKLGRNQLVPVEIIPLAEPIVVRKIKEVGGKPYLREVKKNVPYITDNGNFILDVDFGIIEDPIELNRKLKMIPGVVETGLFLGMTHSAYIGTKTTVEKISRR, encoded by the coding sequence ATGGTCTCAGACTGGATTGAAGACGCTAAGATGAGAGCTGCCAAGGAAGCCGTGAAGAACGTTAAGGATAATTTTATTATCGGGCTTGGATCCGGATCAACAGCCACATATGCAATAGAGGAGATTGGGCGCAGGGTTAGGGAGGAGGGACTGAGAGTTCTAGGGGTGCCTACATCCCACCAATCGCTTCTCCTAGCTGCCAAGTTTAGTATCCCAACAACAACGCTTTACGAGCACCCAATAATAGACCTAACAATTGATGGAGCGGATCAAATAGATCCGGAACTTAACTTGATAAAGGGTATGGGAGGAGCCTTAACAAGGGAGAAGATTATTGCAGCCGCATCCAAGCAGCTAATAATCGTTGCCGACGAGAGAAAATTAACTGACAAGCTTGGTAGGAATCAGCTTGTACCAGTTGAAATAATTCCGCTTGCCGAACCAATAGTTGTCAGGAAGATAAAGGAGGTTGGTGGTAAACCGTACCTACGTGAGGTTAAGAAGAATGTGCCATATATAACTGATAATGGGAATTTTATTTTAGATGTTGATTTTGGAATAATAGAGGATCCCATAGAACTCAATAGAAAACTAAAGATGATACCTGGAGTCGTAGAGACAGGGCTATTTCTAGGCATGACGCACTCAGCCTACATAGGCACAAAGACAACCGTGGAGAAGATAAGTAGACGATAA
- a CDS encoding MoaD/ThiS family protein produces MIKVTLIILDESLRKIISEKEIKVELSEDKATIEGLISDVAMKYGGFILEVLSKPAKNSILLNGQDIEFLGYFNAKLSDGDRVAIIPLVSGG; encoded by the coding sequence ATGATTAAGGTTACCTTAATAATTTTAGATGAGAGTTTGAGGAAGATTATTAGTGAGAAAGAGATTAAAGTTGAGTTGTCTGAGGATAAGGCAACAATTGAGGGACTTATTAGCGATGTCGCCATGAAGTATGGCGGCTTTATTCTAGAGGTTCTCTCTAAACCAGCTAAGAACTCTATACTGCTTAATGGGCAGGATATAGAGTTTTTAGGCTATTTTAATGCTAAATTATCTGATGGTGATAGGGTGGCGATAATACCTCTCGTATCTGGGGGTTGA
- a CDS encoding PHP-associated domain-containing protein, producing MQLKIDIHVHTYYSKDSIITLDDLISQIKKNRLDGIAITDHDTVEGAIKIVRAIKEKGIGINPIIIPGIEVSTKRGHILGINMTTPIPKKLSIEETVERIHENGGIAIAAHPETFFKDGIGLNPKILSAGLDAIEVINSSVFPFKLLTQLCKKFAERYGLPQTAGSDSHIPETIGLSYTLMECDSAKIDDIIESIRKGLTKPVGRGIPMTLRIKRVFRKT from the coding sequence TTGCAGCTGAAAATCGATATACACGTCCACACATATTACTCTAAAGATAGCATCATAACTCTAGACGACCTAATATCTCAGATCAAGAAAAATAGGCTGGATGGAATTGCCATAACGGACCATGACACAGTGGAAGGCGCTATAAAAATAGTGAGAGCCATCAAGGAAAAAGGCATAGGGATAAATCCAATAATAATACCAGGTATAGAGGTTTCCACGAAAAGGGGACATATATTAGGCATAAATATGACAACACCTATACCAAAAAAGCTAAGTATAGAAGAGACTGTTGAAAGAATTCATGAGAATGGTGGCATAGCCATAGCAGCCCATCCAGAAACATTCTTTAAAGATGGAATAGGCTTAAATCCCAAGATATTATCTGCTGGCTTAGACGCCATTGAAGTCATAAATTCATCAGTATTCCCATTTAAGCTCCTAACTCAATTATGTAAGAAGTTTGCCGAACGATATGGCTTACCACAAACGGCTGGAAGCGACTCACATATACCTGAAACAATAGGCTTATCCTATACGCTTATGGAATGCGACAGCGCAAAAATAGATGATATTATTGAGTCTATAAGGAAGGGATTAACAAAACCAGTTGGCAGAGGCATACCGATGACATTAAGAATAAAGAGAGTCTTTAGAAAAACTTAA